The Lolium rigidum isolate FL_2022 unplaced genomic scaffold, APGP_CSIRO_Lrig_0.1 contig_36661_1, whole genome shotgun sequence genome segment gttagtccgtgttagttgcatccaaaatacacaaattagaggcaaaacaatagcaaaagtgttcgggaaagtagatacgttttggacgtatcaaatgcccaattaaatctcacaatactcatcatatcatgtatgtgcatggtcatgccctctctatttgtcaattgcccgactgtaatttgttcacccaacatgctatttatcttatgggagagacacctctagtgaactgtggaccccggtccattcttttacatccgaaatacaaatctgttgctattgttcttcatcgttctttgcaaacaatcatcatccacactatacatctaatcctttgttacgagcaagccggtgagattgacaacctcacctgttttgttggggcaaagtactttggttgtgttgtgcaggttccacgttggcgccggaatccctggtgttgcgccgcactacatcccgccgccatcaaccttcaacgtgcttcttggctcctcctggttcgataaaccttggtttcttctcgagggaaaacttgccgctgtacgcatcacaccttcctcttggggttcccaacggacgagtgttgtacgcgtatcaagcatattttctggcgccattgccggggagatcaagacacgctgcaaggggagtttccacaatccaatctctttactttgtttttgtcttgctttattttatttactttcttgtttgctgcattatatcaaaacacaaaaaaattagttgctagttttactttatttactgtcttgcactctatatcgaaaacacaaaaaaaattcgttacttgcatttgctttacttatttcaacatgtttccttttaattttactgtaaaagatatacctgtgggacaagggtctataattggaagagataatatagaagaatttttcacccatgttagtatgcatgaagatcttaaagatataccccttgcaaaagctgtccctacttatgaagatgcctctgtttgtttggtacgcatgatggaagctagatttattagtctcaaccccatgatacaacacatgtttcttacactttctgatatggagcggggagagaagagagattttgttctaaaagtcttagtgcgggaatttgcggatatagctaaagaagctagaaaagtttttactaAGCATGAGAGGtttggtatgatcaccgattttaaaagaacacttgaaaaaatggatatggatagaataaggtacactaataatgttaatgatggtggagagattaaagcaccaataccatgtaagctcctagcgatgcatgaagctctagatgataattatgcttggcttgttcctgaaaatttgtttgatgagagtagcaagtccaagactaatgaaaagggagctgctgaaacttatgtatccaacatactatgcatggttgagaaaactcccaacacccaaggtaatgtcgatgcaccatctcttgataatacttgatatacactttctgcgcctagctgaaaggcgttaaagaaaagcgcttatgggagacaacccatatttttactacaatatttttattttatatttgagtcttggaagttgtttactactgtagcaacctctccttatcttagttttgtgcattgttgtgccaagtaaagtctttgatagtaaggttcatactagatttggattactgcgcagaaacatatttctttgctgtcacgaatttcgacctgcctctctgtaggtagctcaaaaaaatatgccgatttacgtgcgtgatcctcagatatgtacgcaactttcattcaatttggacattttcatttgagcaagtatggtgcctcaataaaatccatctttacggactgttctgttttgacagattctgccttttatttcgcattgcctcttttgttatggtggatgaatttctttgttccatgtccagtagctttgtgcaatgtccagaagtggtaagaatgattatgtcacctctgaacatgttaatttttattatgcactaaccctctaatgagttgtttcgagtttggtgtggaggaagttttcaaggatcaagagaggaggatgatacaatatgatcaaggagagtgaaagctctaagcttggggatgccccggtggttcacccctgcatattttaagaagactcaagcgtctaagcttggggatgcccaaggcatccccttcttcatcgacaacattatcaggttcctcccctgaaactatatttttattccatcacaacttatgtgctttgcttggagcgtcggtttgtttttgtttttgtttgaataaaatggatcctagcattcattgtgtgggagagagacacgctccgtcgttgcatatggacaaatatgtccttaggctttactcatagtattcatggcgaaggttgaatcttcttcgttaaattgttatatggttggaattgggaaatgctacatgtagtaattctaaaatgtcttgaataatttgatacttggaaattgttgtgctcatgtttaagctcttgcatcatatactttgcacctattaatgaagaaacacctagagcttgctaaatttggtttgcatatttggtctctctaaagtctagataatttctagtattgagttttgaacaacaaggaagacggtgtagagtcttataatgtttacaatatgtcttttatgtgagttttgctgcaccggttcatccttgtgtttgtttcaaataaccttgctagcctaaaccttgtatcgagagggaatacttctcatgcatccaaaatccttgagccaaccactatgccatttgtgtccaccatacctacctactacatggtatttctccgccattccaaagtaaattgcttgagtgctacctttaaaatttccatcctttacctttgcaatatatagctcatgggacaaatagcttaaaaactattgtggtattgaatatgtacttatgcactttatctcttattaagttgcttgttgtgcgataaccatgttcctggggacgccatcaactactctttgttgaatatcatgtgagttgctatgcatgtccgtcttgtctgaagtaagggagatttaccactttattggttagagcatgcatattgttagagaagaacactgggccgctaactaaagccatgaatcatggtggaagtttcagttttggacatatatcctcaatctcatatgagaacattaactattgctacatgcttatgcatcaaagaggagtccattatctgttgtctatgttgtcccggtatggatgtctaagttgagaataatcaaaagcaagaaatccaaatgcgagctttctccttagacctttgtacaggcggcatagaggtaccccttgtgacacttggttaaaacatgtgtattgcgataatcccggtaatccgagctaattaggacaaggtgcgggcactattagtatactatgcatgaggcttgcaacttgtaagatataatttacatgatacatatgctttattactaccgttgacaaaattgtttcttgttttcaaaataaaagctctagcacaaatatagcaatcgatgctttcctctttgaaggacctttcttttacttttatgttgagtcagttcacctatttctctccacctcaagaagcaaacacttgtgtgaactcgtgcattgatttctacatacttgcatattgcacttgttatattactttacattgacaatatccatgagatatacatgttataagttgaaagcaatcgctgaaacttaatcttcctttgtgttgcttcaatacctttactttgatttattgctttatgagttaactcttatgcaagacttattgatgcttgtcttgaagtactattcattgaaaagtctttgctttatgattcatttgtttactcatgtcattaccattgttttgatcgctgcattcattacatatgcttacaatagtatgatcaaggttatgatggcatgtcacgccagaaattatctttgttatcgtttacctgctcgggacgagcaggaactaagcttggggatgctgatacgtctccgacgtatcgataatttcttatgttccatgccacattattgatgatatctacatgttttatacacattatatgtcgtatttatgcattttccgagcactaacctattaacgagatgccgaagagccagttgctgttttctgctgtttttggtttcagaaatcctacaaagaaatattctcagaattggacgaaatcaacgcccagggtcctatttttgcacgaagcttccagaagaccgagggggaaaggaagtgggtccacgaggcgccgacacaacagggcggcgcggcctggcccttggccgcacggccctggtgtgtggggccctcgtgtggccccccgcgttgcccttccgcctacttaaagtcttcgtcgcgaaacccccagtaccgagagccacgatacggaaaaccttactgagacgccgccgccaccaatcccatctcggggattcggagatcgcctccggcaccctgccggagaggggaatcatctcccggaggactcttcaccgccatggtcgcctccggagtgatgagtgagtagttcaccctggactatgggtccatagcagtagctagatggtcgtcttctcctcatgtgcttcattgtcggatcttgtgagctgcctaacatgatcaagatcatctatctgtaattctatatgttgtgtttgtcgggatccgatggatagagaatactatgttatgttgattatcaatctatcacctatgtgttgtttatgatcttgcatgctctccgttattagtagaggctctggccaagtttttactcttaactccaagagggagtatttatgctcgatagtgggttcatgcctccattaaatctgggacagtgacaaaaagttctaaggttgtggatgtgctgttgccactagggataaaacattgatgctatgtccgaggatgtagttattgattacattatgcaccatacttaatgcaattgtctgttgtttgcaacttaatactggaaggggttcggatgataacctgaaggtggactttttggcatagatgcatgctggatagcggtctatgtactttgttgtaatgcccaattaaatctcacaatactcatcatatcatgtatgtgcatggtcatgccctctctatttgtcaattgcccgactgtgatttgttcacccaacatgctatttatcttatgggagagacacctctagtgaactatggaccccggtccattcttttacatatgaaatacaaatctgctgctattgttctttactgttctttgcaaacaatcatcatccacactatacatctaatcctttgttacagcaagccggtgagattgacaatctcactgtttcgttggggcaaagtactttggttgtgttgtgcaggttccacgttggcgccggaatccctggtgttgcgccgcactacatcccgccgccatcaaccttcaacgtgcttctttgctcctcctggttcgataaaccttggtttctttctaagggaaaacttgccgctgtacgcatcacaccttcctcttggggttcccaacggacgcgtgctgtacgcgtatcaagttaccactagtgtagatagctgggaaccccggtcctcctgtcatcatcattgctctacagtcaactacgcactggaatattttccgGTGTCATCTCCTCtgcgttactgctactgctgttgtgttattaTTGTCAttactctcatattactgctgctttcacatcacccctgttactagcgctttttcaggtgcagctgaattgaaaattccgctgttaaggcttataagtattctttgtctcccattgtatcaaatcaataaatttgggtttcacttccctcgaagactattgcgatctcctatacttgtggtcatcaatatcttttgatattaatatgttccctttattaaaaaaaaatcttgGTTCAGAAAAGTGATCAGGAAATAGAAGCAAACAAAAACCAAGTCACTTTGTTAGCCATCGTCCCACCTGGTGCAAGGAAGAATTCAACAAATTCCCCCATTCTAGGAATCATTGCCAAAATTCTATGTTTCTTCGGGGCTCGGCGATGGCCCAATGGATGCTACTATCGACCGGAAGAGTAAGGGATGCCAATATCAAAAGCTTAACGAGATCCTAAAAAAGATACATGCCATGCTTGTGTACATTATTTGGTGTTGTAGGTTGAATTATTTGAGGATGTTAGCATATAGCCTGCTAATGGACACTAAGAGGATTTTTTCGGAACCTTCTCTCAGAAAAAGAGAGGAATTTTTGGAACCTGGTACACTGGTACCCACTTTTAAACACCTGTAAAAATCGTATTTATAAGTTTCAGAAAAAATCATGGAAACAACCTGCATGTAGAGATTGGATACAAGTATCCACGTgtatttttttaaaacttaaatATGATACAAAAATCATGCATAAAAAGGTTTTGGCTTCATACCAAGTTCCAAATATTGAAACTTAAACACGACGATTTGTGATTTTGTGATTTTTGTAGTGGTAGTAACTATTTATAACTTGCTGAGAAAATGTGCAATTGTAAGTTTCTATCTCATGCCTATATTTGTGACTTTTCGTAGTTTTTAAAACTATAAAGTAGGTGTAGCTGTGTGAGGTAATTATAGAATATCCAAGTTTACTAATCAGTAATCACGGTCTAAAAAAACCGACGAAAATGCAATTTCCAAAGATATACGGTCTGGGTGTGTGTGGGGTGGTGGGCACGTCGGTGCACTCAAGGTTTGATGATTTGATCCAAAAGCACCATTGGATTTGGATCACGCTCTAACTTGATGATCTCTCAGTTTTATTATACAGATTCACAAATTCTCAAACTACTAATCCATTCCATGTTTGATACTCTACTGCAAGCCTTGGGCAGGCGCATCGACAAGTCCAAACCTTTCATGTCAGCCATGTCAGCGGCCGTAGGCGCGTGTCTGGAGCCCGAATCCGAACGGGAACAAGGGATCGTACCGCGCGTCGCCGACGTTCATCGGCAGCTGCTCGACCGATCGGAACCACGTGCGCGCCAGCTTCCCGGTGAAGCCGTAGTCGCCGAACAGCACGTCGCTCACGCCCTGCCCCTCCGTCCCCGGCAGCCACGCCGCCACCAGCGCGTCGATCGCGCCCATGTACGGCTCCACCAACAGAGGCCTGCCGGAGACCAGCACCACGGCGCACCGGACGCTGCCGCACACATCCCGGATCACGCTTGGCCCTGGCGCCGGGATGGTCAGGTTGTGGTTGTCGCCGAACGACTCGGCGTAGGGCGGCTCGCCGACGACCACGACGGCGTAGTCGAAGCGGGCCTCGTTCTGCCGCATGAAGCCGGCGTCGGGGTTCTCTGAGTAGACCACCTCCGTGCCGTGCCCAACGGTGCGCTTGATGCCTTCGAGGATCGTAGTCCCTGCGTGCGTTCACATTATTAGTTAGATTCACATGAACGTACGGTTCCAGTTTCGATCTTGATTTGATCCTTACCGGTGGTGAGGTTGTTGCCGCCGACGCCCTGCCAGGTGATGGTCCAGCCGCCGCACTGGTAGCCGAGGTTGTGGGCGTGGCTGCCGGCGACCAGGATGGTGCCGGCATTCTTGGGCAGCGGCAGGAGCGGTTTCTCGCCGGGCTTGCCGTTCTTGAGCAGGACGAGGGACTTCCTCACGGCCTCCCGCGCCAGGTCGCGGTGCTCCTGTTTGCCGAGCTCGCCGGCGAGGCTGTTGTCGGCGTAAGGGTTCTCGAAGAGGCCCATGGTGAACTTGACACGGAGGATCCGACGGACGGCGTCGTCGATCCGGCTCATTGGGATCGTGCCGTTCTTCACCAACGTGCTGAGGTCGTCGATGAACTCTGTGTACGTGTACGGGATCATGATCTGAAAGACGTGATCGGCCGGATGTTAAGTTGTACACTCACAGTAACAGTTGCAGTGGTGAACTTGACACGTGATCAGTACCCACTCACCATGTCAATGCCGGCCATAATCGACAGCTTGACGGACAGCATGTAGTCGGCACCTTTAGGTGTCGTTATCCTCTCAATCCCTCCCCAATCCGAGATCACGAAACCCTGAAGGGGTCGAAAGGTTCTTAACAGATTCTATGAAATGAACAGATTGCAGAGAGAAATCAAGAGAGAGACCCTGAATCTGAGCGTGGTTTTGAGGAAGTCGGTGATGAGGAAACGGTTGGCGTGCATCTTGGCGCCGTTCCAGCCAGAGAAAGAGACCATGACGGTGGAGACGCCCTGGGCGACGGCGGTGTAGTAGGGCGGCATGTGGACGCTGAGCAGCTCGTGGAAGGTGGCCGCCGTGTCGCCCTCGTTGGCACCGCCGGCCGTGCCGCCGTCGCCGACGTAGTGCTTCGAGCACGCCGCGACGTTGCGCTTCCCGCCGCCGGCCACGAACGGcgcgccgcggcggccgcccgAGGGGATCTCGCCCTGGAGGCCCGAGATGACGGAGGCCATGAGCTGCACCACCTTGGGGTCCTCGCTGAAGCTCTCGTAGCACCGGCCCCACCTGGGGTCCCTGCACACCGCCACGCACGGAGCGAACACGTACGGGATCCCCGTCGCCCTCACCTCCAGCGCCGTCGCCGCTCCGATCTTCTTCGCTAGCTCCGGGTCCCTGCACCACCAAGTTTTCGTTTTATACTCACACACCTATCGGTAACACAAGCTGCATTGCGGATTTTGAGtctagttagagcatctctaaccatATCTATATAATTGGTCACGCTGGCTAAAATTTCGGTTTTACTCCTTTAAATTGCACCTAGCCGAGTATAACTTCTGTCCTCCCACACGCGCTGGCGCTCTCCCCCTCCACCCCGCTACACCACCAGCGATGTCTCTGTTGACCACCAATCGCCTTCCCCAACATCTTGAACCCTCTGCCGCGCTCCCGCACCACCCAAAGTCGCTCGTTGTCACCGAAGTCGACCGATAtctccgtcgtcgccgtcgcaTCGATTTCTCTGACTTGGTGCAAAAGGAGCCACAACGAGCTCGATTTTGTGCAAAATAGAGAAGATGGTGGAGAGAGATGCCATTGTTCGGCTACAGAGCTAGCGCCGCAGGAATCGAGAGGGAGATCAGCGAAATCCCGACTTACGTATTTCGGTTGCGATGAGCTTCGTGTGCAACCGACGACCGAGGTTGGAGTGGCATCTTCGTCCACTGAGCCCCGCCGGTCGCATTCAACCCGCATGCCCACATGCAGCTTCGGCGCTAGCTCTACGACATCGGCTGATGATCTAACCTTCCCTACCCGCCAAGTGTTCAACTATTTTTCTAGGTGGGTTTctttttttgctatttttcttgtttttggttttGTCAATTAAATTTAACATAGGTAATTGTATAATTTAGATGAAGAGGTTGGCGGAGTTCATCTTCGATGACTCTTggtcagaggaggaggaagaagaagacgacgatgatttCGAGATGGCCATGTTTGTGATCTTGAAGACGAGTTTCGCCGGCCGAGAGTAGGATCACAATTCAGCCCTACATCAACCGAGAAGGAGCGAAGAGCCACGCCAAGCTTATGAGAGATTACTTCAACCCTGATGCAACCTATGCGGAAAGGTATTTTTTCTCTCGCGCTTTCGGATGCATAGGAGTCTCTTCCTCACTATTGCAAAAGCCGTGGAGAAGTATGATGATTTGTTTAAGTTGAGGAGGACTGTACCAAGGAAGATCAGTGCAACCCCATTGAAAGTGTACCATTGTTATTCGGGTGCTTGCCTATGGGTGTTCGAATGCGAAGCTTGTTGGGGGAGAGGCTTCAACTTTCAACTATGAAGTCAATGACCATCAATACATGATGGGTTACTATCTTGTAGATGACATCTATACTCCATGCAGGGGCGGAGCTCCCAGTAGGGCGAGGTAGGGCagccgccctaccttgatttttggtgaatacatttagatgcgcgtgttttttttgaaaattttgagtggTCATACATCAAAAACGGACTCCGTATGAGAAAGTTATGCGTGTTTCAGTAAAAACACTGCGCAAAATCGATTACAAGCCAA includes the following:
- the LOC124681227 gene encoding beta-glucosidase BoGH3B-like, giving the protein MWACGLNATGGAQWTKMPLQPRSSVAHEAHRNRNTDPELAKKIGAATALEVRATGIPYVFAPCVAVCRDPRWGRCYESFSEDPKVVQLMASVISGLQGEIPSGGRRGAPFVAGGGKRNVAACSKHYVGDGGTAGGANEGDTAATFHELLSVHMPPYYTAVAQGVSTVMVSFSGWNGAKMHANRFLITDFLKTTLRFRGFVISDWGGIERITTPKGADYMLSVKLSIMAGIDMIMIPYTYTEFIDDLSTLVKNGTIPMSRIDDAVRRILRVKFTMGLFENPYADNSLAGELGKQEHRDLAREAVRKSLVLLKNGKPGEKPLLPLPKNAGTILVAGSHAHNLGYQCGGWTITWQGVGGNNLTTGTTILEGIKRTVGHGTEVVYSENPDAGFMRQNEARFDYAVVVVGEPPYAESFGDNHNLTIPAPGPSVIRDVCGSVRCAVVLVSGRPLLVEPYMGAIDALVAAWLPGTEGQGVSDVLFGDYGFTGKLARTWFRSVEQLPMNVGDARYDPLFPFGFGLQTRAYGR